One window of Brachybacterium ginsengisoli genomic DNA carries:
- a CDS encoding DUF47 family protein has translation MAQFFARFFPQRSERPLYDLFAELAELLVQSADTHSKVLGHGYRERTRIAPRLHEQSTVAEELCRRIAQRLAHSLITPYEAELLYDLALTIADTMDSMEHTVELLVISKVGSVPTPLLEAAKGIERASELTVAVTWKLAAVRDLGDHYEQIRKLKRQGERLVRRAHGELYSRGGSTQELLPLHDITESIRETITLQERSARIADLLRVKDS, from the coding sequence GTGGCGCAGTTCTTCGCCCGGTTCTTCCCTCAGCGCAGCGAGCGCCCCCTGTACGACCTCTTCGCGGAGCTCGCCGAGCTGCTGGTCCAGTCGGCGGACACCCATTCGAAGGTGCTCGGACACGGCTACCGCGAGCGCACCCGCATCGCTCCGCGCCTGCACGAGCAGTCCACCGTCGCCGAGGAGCTGTGCCGCCGCATCGCCCAGCGGCTCGCCCATTCGCTGATCACGCCCTACGAGGCGGAGCTGCTCTACGACCTCGCCCTGACCATCGCCGACACCATGGACTCCATGGAGCACACGGTCGAGCTGCTGGTCATCTCCAAGGTCGGCTCCGTGCCCACTCCGCTGCTCGAGGCCGCCAAGGGCATCGAACGGGCCTCGGAGCTGACCGTCGCCGTCACCTGGAAGCTCGCCGCCGTGCGGGACCTCGGCGATCACTACGAGCAGATCCGCAAGCTCAAGCGCCAGGGCGAGCGCCTGGTGCGCAGGGCGCACGGCGAGCTCTACTCGCGCGGCGGCTCGACCCAGGAGCTGCTCCCCCTGCACGACATCACGGAGTCGATCCGGGAGACCATCACCCTGCAGGAGCGCAGCGCACGGATCGCCGACCTGCTGCGGGTCAAGGACTCCTGA
- a CDS encoding inorganic phosphate transporter, producing MSATLLVLVVVVALVMAYVNGFHDASNAVSTTIATRTLRESTALAMAALLNLLGALLGMALLVLTADWAVHLLGMMPLAEATAQDPDLLAMALLAVMGTTVFWDLLTWRLGMPASTWHAFIGATLGVTLVIGAAANWERLGLLLLVSLAGPFLSAGIAFALMHGLLRLGRHELVQRGHLRFAQTLSAGAVATGHGINDSRLPLAVVVVAASSGGIAPSSLTGIMVAVAVAMGAGTLMGGHRIIRTLGRHLTDLSVAQGLAAEVSAATTMSLSLFGISSPISTSHALASSVVGAGAARGLRTVRWKVALQIGVTWLITPLASAVIGAAVIGVIRELMAP from the coding sequence GTGTCCGCCACCCTGCTGGTGCTGGTCGTCGTCGTCGCGCTGGTGATGGCGTACGTGAACGGCTTCCACGACGCCTCCAACGCCGTCTCCACCACGATCGCCACGAGGACCCTGCGGGAGTCGACGGCGCTGGCCATGGCCGCGCTGCTGAACCTTCTCGGCGCGCTGCTGGGGATGGCCCTGCTGGTGCTCACGGCGGACTGGGCGGTGCACCTGCTGGGGATGATGCCGCTCGCCGAGGCGACGGCGCAGGATCCGGACCTGCTCGCGATGGCGCTGCTCGCGGTCATGGGGACGACGGTCTTCTGGGATCTGCTGACCTGGCGGCTGGGCATGCCGGCCTCGACCTGGCACGCGTTCATCGGCGCGACCCTCGGGGTCACCCTGGTGATCGGGGCGGCCGCGAACTGGGAGCGGCTCGGCCTCCTGCTGCTGGTCTCGCTGGCGGGACCCTTCCTCTCGGCGGGGATCGCGTTCGCTCTCATGCACGGCCTGCTCCGGCTGGGCCGGCATGAGCTGGTCCAGCGCGGCCACCTCCGCTTCGCCCAGACCCTCTCCGCCGGCGCGGTCGCGACGGGGCACGGGATCAACGACTCCCGTCTGCCGCTCGCGGTGGTGGTGGTCGCGGCCTCGTCCGGAGGCATCGCGCCGTCGAGCCTGACCGGGATCATGGTCGCCGTCGCGGTCGCGATGGGGGCGGGAACGCTGATGGGCGGCCACCGGATCATCCGCACCCTGGGGCGGCATCTCACTGACCTGTCCGTCGCCCAGGGCCTGGCCGCCGAGGTCTCGGCGGCCACGACGATGTCGCTCAGCCTGTTCGGGATCAGCTCCCCGATCTCCACCTCCCACGCCCTGGCCTCCAGCGTGGTCGGCGCGGGCGCCGCGCGCGGGCTGCGCACGGTGCGCTGGAAGGTCGCTCTGCAGATCGGGGTGACCTGGCTGATCACTCCCCTGGCATCCGCCGTCATCGGCGCCGCCGTGATCGGTGTGATCCGGGAGCTCATGGCCCCCTGA